From a region of the Chitinophaga caseinilytica genome:
- a CDS encoding L-rhamnose mutarotase, translating into MKRHCFALDLKNDPALIAEYENWHKAENGWPEIRKSILDAGIVDMQIYRTGNRLFMIMETLDDFRNEEKAARDAANPHVQEWEQLMWKYQQPLPWASGNEKWVCMDRIYQL; encoded by the coding sequence ATGAAAAGACACTGCTTCGCCCTCGATCTGAAAAACGATCCGGCCCTCATCGCCGAATACGAAAACTGGCACAAAGCCGAAAACGGTTGGCCCGAAATACGTAAAAGCATCCTGGACGCCGGGATCGTAGACATGCAAATCTACCGCACCGGCAACCGCCTGTTCATGATCATGGAAACCCTGGACGATTTCCGCAATGAGGAAAAAGCCGCCCGCGACGCTGCCAATCCGCATGTGCAGGAATGGGAGCAGCTCATGTGGAAATACCAGCAGCCCCTGCCCTGGGCCAGCGGCAATGAAAAATGGGTGTGCATGGACCGGATTTACCAGTTATGA
- a CDS encoding aldo/keto reductase: MISTEKCPMPELIFGTSGLGNLYEAWPSETKWQIVEECVRVAPGPLVFDTAGKYGAGLALEMLGEGLRKQGTHPGEVVISNKLGWYRTALKGKEPSFEPGVWKNLEHDAVQRIDYDGIVACYEQGNTLLNGYRAGWVSVHDPDEYLAAAVSPADRARRFGDVLSAYEALKDLKREGSVAGVGIGSKDWTVVREICEVVEMDWVMIANSFTMHHHPAELVAFMRQLDAQGIPVINAAVFNGGFLTGQDFYNYRRVSPQTHSELYRWREKMHAVCREFGILPAAACVAFAKSAPGVRSIALNMTRDYRAGSQVDILKTSIPPACWERMATENLIDKHFAETHLYEPDI; this comes from the coding sequence ATGATAAGCACAGAGAAATGTCCGATGCCGGAGCTGATCTTCGGCACCAGCGGCCTGGGGAACCTTTACGAAGCGTGGCCTTCCGAAACGAAGTGGCAGATTGTGGAAGAATGCGTTCGTGTGGCCCCGGGCCCGCTGGTTTTTGACACCGCCGGCAAGTATGGCGCGGGCCTGGCATTGGAAATGCTGGGCGAAGGACTGCGGAAACAGGGCACCCATCCCGGGGAAGTCGTTATCAGCAACAAGCTCGGCTGGTACCGGACGGCCCTGAAGGGAAAGGAGCCATCTTTCGAGCCAGGCGTCTGGAAAAATTTGGAGCACGATGCCGTGCAGCGGATCGATTACGATGGGATCGTGGCCTGTTACGAACAGGGGAACACCCTGCTGAACGGGTACCGGGCGGGCTGGGTGTCTGTCCACGATCCAGACGAATACCTCGCGGCGGCCGTTTCCCCGGCCGACCGTGCGCGGCGGTTCGGAGATGTGCTGTCTGCCTACGAGGCGCTCAAAGACCTGAAGCGGGAAGGAAGTGTTGCCGGCGTGGGGATCGGGTCGAAAGACTGGACGGTGGTGAGGGAGATTTGCGAAGTGGTGGAGATGGATTGGGTCATGATCGCCAATAGCTTCACGATGCATCACCATCCTGCGGAGCTCGTGGCATTCATGCGGCAGCTCGATGCGCAGGGGATTCCCGTCATCAACGCGGCGGTTTTCAACGGCGGATTTTTAACGGGACAGGATTTTTACAATTACCGCCGGGTGTCGCCGCAAACCCATTCGGAGTTGTACCGCTGGCGCGAAAAGATGCACGCCGTCTGCCGGGAATTCGGCATCCTTCCGGCGGCAGCCTGCGTCGCTTTTGCGAAAAGCGCCCCGGGCGTGCGTTCCATCGCATTGAACATGACGCGGGATTATCGCGCGGGTAGCCAGGTCGATATCCTGAAAACCAGCATTCCACCCGCATGCTGGGAAAGAATGGCGACGGAAAACCTCATCGATAAACATTTTGCGGAAACCCATCTTTACGAACCTGACATATGA
- a CDS encoding OPT family oligopeptide transporter: MKQIGAGAVAAGGFITLLKTIPTIISSFKDSLGSLKEKGATGEVPRTEKDLSFKYVIIGSIVLILLMALLPQLPGESILNKLLVGLLVVIFGAFFVTVSSRIVGLIGSSNNPISGMTIATIMGTCLIFIAVGWTGKIYEPMALVVGGMICIAAANAGATSQDLKTGYIVGATPRNQQIALFVGAIVSSLVIGWTVHYLDTPTKAMMDQGITHAIGSPTYAAPQATLMATLIKGILGGDLDWQFVLVGVFIAITLELCGVKSLSFAVGAYLPLSTTLPIFIGGAIRGLVDWKQKRSGVQLSAEEEELGKGNLFATGLVAGGAVAGVIVAILSVNDGISATLAKVSAHEGLERALGAGGYQLLGVLFFAAMGYMLYRIGRQKQVSIDKL, from the coding sequence GTGAAGCAAATCGGCGCAGGAGCCGTTGCGGCAGGCGGTTTCATCACCCTGCTCAAAACCATCCCCACCATTATCTCCTCGTTCAAAGACAGCCTCGGTTCCCTGAAAGAAAAAGGCGCCACCGGCGAGGTGCCCCGTACCGAAAAAGACCTTTCCTTTAAATATGTGATCATCGGCAGCATCGTACTGATCCTGCTCATGGCGCTTTTACCGCAGCTCCCGGGCGAATCTATCCTCAACAAACTGCTGGTAGGCCTGCTGGTCGTGATCTTCGGCGCGTTCTTCGTGACCGTGAGCTCCCGCATCGTAGGGCTGATCGGCAGCAGCAACAATCCCATTTCCGGGATGACGATCGCCACCATCATGGGCACCTGCCTCATTTTCATCGCAGTGGGCTGGACAGGCAAAATCTATGAGCCCATGGCCCTCGTCGTAGGCGGCATGATCTGTATCGCAGCGGCCAATGCCGGCGCTACTTCGCAGGATTTGAAAACCGGTTACATCGTGGGCGCCACGCCGCGCAACCAGCAGATCGCCCTGTTCGTGGGCGCGATCGTTTCGTCGCTGGTGATCGGCTGGACCGTCCACTACCTCGATACGCCTACCAAAGCCATGATGGACCAGGGCATTACCCACGCCATCGGCTCCCCCACTTACGCTGCGCCCCAGGCTACGCTGATGGCGACCCTTATTAAAGGTATCCTCGGCGGCGACCTCGACTGGCAGTTCGTGCTCGTGGGCGTGTTCATCGCCATTACGCTGGAACTTTGCGGCGTGAAATCCCTCTCATTCGCTGTGGGCGCTTATCTCCCGCTGTCTACCACCCTTCCCATCTTTATCGGCGGCGCGATCCGCGGGCTGGTTGACTGGAAACAGAAGCGTTCCGGCGTTCAGCTTTCGGCCGAAGAGGAAGAACTGGGCAAAGGCAATCTCTTTGCTACGGGGCTCGTGGCCGGAGGTGCGGTAGCCGGGGTGATCGTGGCCATACTTTCGGTGAACGACGGCATATCCGCCACGCTTGCGAAAGTGAGCGCGCACGAAGGGCTCGAGCGGGCGCTCGGCGCGGGTGGGTATCAGCTGCTGGGCGTGCTGTTCTTCGCCGCAATGGGGTATATGCTGTATCGCATCGGTCGTCAGAAACAGGTTTCTATTGATAAACTCTAA
- a CDS encoding RagB/SusD family nutrient uptake outer membrane protein: protein MKSIIKKIYISIGCILAFGACKDLNVTPTDKLPASIFWKSAADADFALTGLYNFLYMPGGNWACSQYYVFAWDTYSDDAYGQHDYGGGRSAGSSGLTPNTGAYVRSYYENNYKAIAAANHFLANVDKVLSGDKLKRYKAEAYFLRAFNYFWLAQLYGNVPIVKADPFTIDYNTVMAKSTRDEVLAFVQEDLDLAIAGLPDEGYSTGHAVKGTAQGYKVRALLFGKKYAEAAALAKEIIDGNKFSLNDDYLANFYKPAQNSSKEIMFSVKYLLPNIAHQDVPLVAPMHRWKGYLGTQDLINEYEASDPRKTMTWFFPGDTKAQGWPFTGELAVATPGMDGWIEGFYPPRKWFPPGLEDPTTGTLVDNDFVLLRFADVKLMYAEAQNEAVGADASVYKQINEVRARTGVGMPGLPANLTQAQMRDRVRHERRVEFALEGIRYFDLRRWGIATAKLNGFVANPLAPNIKLKYEDKYQFWPIPQTEIDRNTPALKQNPDY, encoded by the coding sequence ATGAAAAGCATCATTAAAAAAATATACATCTCGATAGGTTGCATCCTTGCGTTCGGTGCGTGTAAAGACCTGAATGTAACGCCTACGGATAAACTGCCGGCGTCCATTTTCTGGAAATCGGCTGCGGATGCGGATTTCGCGTTGACGGGGTTGTACAATTTCCTGTACATGCCGGGCGGCAACTGGGCTTGCTCGCAATATTACGTGTTCGCCTGGGATACCTATTCCGACGACGCGTACGGCCAGCACGACTATGGCGGCGGCAGAAGCGCCGGCAGCTCCGGGCTTACGCCCAACACCGGCGCCTATGTGCGGAGTTATTACGAAAATAACTACAAGGCGATCGCTGCCGCCAATCACTTCCTCGCCAATGTGGACAAGGTGCTGAGCGGCGACAAGCTCAAGCGTTATAAGGCGGAAGCTTACTTCCTGCGTGCTTTCAACTATTTCTGGCTGGCGCAGCTGTACGGCAATGTGCCCATCGTGAAGGCGGACCCTTTTACCATCGATTATAATACGGTCATGGCGAAATCCACCCGCGATGAAGTGCTCGCTTTCGTGCAGGAAGATCTCGACCTGGCTATCGCCGGACTACCCGATGAAGGCTATTCCACCGGCCATGCCGTGAAGGGAACGGCGCAGGGATATAAAGTACGGGCGCTGTTGTTCGGGAAGAAGTACGCGGAAGCGGCCGCATTGGCTAAGGAGATCATCGACGGGAATAAATTTTCCCTCAACGACGATTACCTCGCCAATTTTTACAAGCCGGCGCAGAACAGCAGCAAGGAAATCATGTTTTCCGTGAAATACCTGTTGCCCAACATCGCGCACCAGGACGTGCCGCTGGTGGCGCCCATGCACCGCTGGAAGGGCTACCTCGGCACCCAGGACCTCATCAACGAATATGAAGCCAGCGATCCGCGCAAAACGATGACCTGGTTCTTCCCGGGAGATACGAAAGCGCAGGGCTGGCCGTTTACCGGCGAGCTGGCGGTTGCCACGCCGGGGATGGACGGTTGGATCGAAGGGTTTTATCCGCCGCGGAAATGGTTTCCGCCCGGCCTGGAAGACCCTACCACGGGCACGCTCGTCGATAATGACTTCGTGCTGCTGCGCTTCGCCGACGTGAAGCTGATGTACGCCGAAGCACAGAACGAAGCCGTGGGTGCCGATGCATCGGTATATAAACAAATCAACGAAGTACGGGCGCGGACGGGTGTCGGAATGCCCGGGCTGCCCGCAAACCTCACGCAGGCGCAGATGCGCGACCGGGTTCGCCACGAACGCAGGGTGGAATTTGCACTGGAAGGTATCCGGTATTTCGATCTGCGCCGCTGGGGCATCGCTACGGCGAAGCTGAACGGCTTCGTCGCCAATCCGCTCGCGCCGAACATCAAACTGAAATATGAAGACAAATATCAATTCTGGCCCATTCCACAAACGGAAATCGACCGGAATACGCCGGCGTTGAAACAAAACCCGGATTACTGA
- a CDS encoding TonB-dependent receptor yields MNKLLRRIFPPGIFMHVPVIRLRWAMLCGILLSTLQLAAQQTVRGRVTAADSAISGVTVQLKGTAIGTQTNQKGEFSINAPANGTLLVSAIGYASQEVKIAGQSMLAIALESADQQLNQVVVVGYGTQSKRKLTSAVVTVSGEDLNKRIATNPTALLQGQLPGLQVVQGSGEPGAEKINLRIRGVSTFSGAGNDPLVIVDGLPGSLASLNPNDIESVSLLKDAASAAIYGSRGANGVIVIKTKRGKNGGFSLTYNFNLGISNPTSLPDVVTNSAEYMRLSNEASANSGRQPIYTQAQIDLYENATDRVKYPNHDWLGDLFVTAYTKNHYLNMAGGKDNTTYNLGIGYTDQPGTMIGFEFKKYTVNLGLSSKVNKRVTLGTNILLNYSNKLNPRQGADDSFLSTLAQSPLYPPRAPDGRWIKKAYSNEQGNKNIPAIVGENVRARSEDYYVQGNISLDVEILKGLTWENRAGGNFDAFKFSDFRPVVEMFYYSDMTTAGQLDVGPLGYDARRTDNVYGVYYSQLNFRRTFGDHTLSALAGYQQEYNKASNIAGSRLQYTTNFLKELDAGPKPGMTNSGTSSEWAIRSFYGNANYDFQDKYLFGTSIRYDGTSRLPEDTRWGLFYSFSAGWRISKESFLEDVSWINDLKLRGSWGKLGNQNIGLYPYQSTLTARDYAFDGKVIPGYNSAMIVEPTLTWETTQVLDIGADLTAFDNKLSLTFDWFNKNTFDILRQAQIPLWLGMEAPLINNGSVRNKGVEVGAQYRGHITKDLSFFAGGNFQAYKNTLEKYGKREINGNLIREEGKPLDEYYLYIWDGIFQNQAEIDRSPKQPITPSPGDLKIKDVNGDGIISDADRTYVQGKYPSFQYTANLGLNWKQFDFSAMLYGSQGQKIYVNGWGAEPFRQGSMPTTDWRNRWTPTNPSTTMPKIYMADGYAPVQGYPSTYFLKDASFLRLKNLQLGYTLPARLTDKAAMKSLRVYFAADNVFTISDYPGLDPERAGDGLYVTYPQIRTFTFGASVQF; encoded by the coding sequence ATGAACAAACTTTTACGGAGGATCTTTCCTCCCGGCATTTTCATGCATGTACCCGTCATACGGCTCAGATGGGCCATGTTGTGTGGTATCCTGCTATCCACGCTGCAACTTGCTGCACAACAAACCGTCAGGGGCCGCGTCACGGCCGCGGATTCGGCCATTTCCGGGGTGACCGTCCAGCTGAAGGGCACCGCCATCGGCACGCAAACCAATCAGAAAGGAGAATTCAGCATCAACGCACCGGCCAACGGGACGCTGCTCGTCAGCGCGATCGGGTATGCTTCGCAGGAAGTGAAGATCGCCGGGCAGTCGATGCTCGCCATTGCCCTGGAATCGGCCGATCAGCAACTCAACCAGGTAGTAGTGGTGGGGTACGGTACCCAGTCGAAGCGGAAGCTCACCAGCGCCGTGGTCACTGTTTCCGGCGAAGACCTGAACAAGCGCATCGCCACCAATCCCACGGCCTTGCTGCAAGGGCAACTGCCCGGGTTGCAGGTGGTACAGGGATCGGGGGAGCCGGGCGCGGAAAAAATCAATCTGCGCATCCGCGGTGTGAGCACTTTCAGCGGCGCGGGAAACGATCCGCTGGTGATCGTGGACGGACTGCCGGGGAGCCTCGCTTCGCTCAACCCCAACGATATTGAATCGGTGAGCCTGCTCAAAGACGCGGCGTCGGCAGCTATTTACGGCTCCCGCGGCGCAAATGGCGTGATCGTCATCAAAACCAAAAGAGGCAAAAACGGCGGATTTTCGCTGACGTACAATTTCAACCTCGGCATCTCCAACCCCACGAGCCTCCCCGACGTAGTGACGAACTCCGCCGAATACATGCGCCTTTCCAACGAAGCGTCCGCCAACTCCGGAAGGCAGCCCATCTACACCCAGGCCCAGATCGATCTGTACGAAAACGCTACCGACCGGGTGAAATACCCGAACCACGACTGGCTCGGCGATCTCTTCGTGACCGCATACACGAAAAACCATTACCTGAACATGGCCGGCGGTAAAGACAATACCACCTACAACCTCGGTATCGGGTACACCGACCAGCCGGGAACGATGATCGGGTTCGAATTCAAGAAATATACCGTGAACCTCGGCCTCTCGTCGAAAGTGAACAAGCGCGTGACGCTGGGGACCAATATCCTCCTTAATTACAGCAACAAACTCAATCCGCGGCAAGGCGCAGACGACAGTTTCCTGTCGACCCTCGCGCAATCACCCCTGTACCCGCCCCGGGCGCCAGACGGCCGCTGGATCAAAAAGGCCTATTCCAACGAGCAGGGCAACAAGAATATTCCCGCCATCGTGGGCGAGAACGTGCGCGCGCGAAGCGAAGACTATTATGTGCAGGGCAATATTTCGCTGGACGTGGAAATCCTCAAGGGCCTCACCTGGGAAAACCGTGCCGGTGGCAATTTTGACGCATTCAAGTTCAGCGATTTCCGTCCGGTCGTGGAAATGTTCTATTATAGCGATATGACCACCGCCGGCCAGCTGGACGTGGGGCCGCTGGGCTATGACGCGAGAAGGACGGATAACGTGTACGGCGTGTATTACAGCCAGCTGAACTTCCGGAGAACTTTCGGGGACCATACGCTGTCTGCACTGGCGGGTTACCAGCAGGAATACAACAAGGCCAGCAATATCGCGGGCTCGCGGTTGCAATACACGACCAATTTCCTGAAGGAGCTGGACGCAGGCCCCAAGCCGGGCATGACCAATTCCGGTACTTCGTCTGAATGGGCCATCCGGTCGTTTTATGGAAATGCCAATTACGATTTCCAGGATAAATACCTGTTCGGGACGAGCATCCGTTACGACGGAACGTCGCGGCTGCCGGAAGATACCCGCTGGGGATTGTTCTACTCTTTCTCCGCAGGATGGCGGATTTCGAAGGAATCGTTCCTGGAAGACGTCAGCTGGATAAACGACCTGAAGCTGCGGGGCTCCTGGGGCAAACTGGGCAACCAGAACATCGGGTTGTATCCTTACCAGTCTACCCTCACCGCCCGCGATTACGCGTTCGACGGAAAGGTAATACCCGGATATAATTCCGCCATGATCGTTGAGCCCACGCTCACCTGGGAAACCACGCAGGTGCTGGACATTGGCGCCGACCTCACGGCGTTCGATAATAAATTGTCGCTCACCTTCGACTGGTTCAACAAAAACACGTTCGACATTCTCCGCCAGGCGCAAATCCCGCTGTGGCTGGGGATGGAGGCGCCTTTGATCAACAACGGTTCCGTTCGTAACAAAGGGGTGGAAGTGGGCGCGCAGTACAGGGGGCATATCACCAAAGACCTGTCCTTCTTCGCCGGCGGCAACTTCCAGGCATATAAGAATACGCTGGAGAAATACGGGAAGCGCGAAATCAACGGCAATCTAATCCGGGAGGAAGGCAAACCCCTCGACGAATATTACCTCTATATCTGGGACGGCATCTTCCAGAACCAGGCCGAAATCGACCGCTCGCCCAAACAGCCCATCACGCCCAGTCCCGGCGATCTGAAAATCAAAGACGTGAACGGCGACGGGATCATCAGCGACGCCGACCGGACGTACGTGCAGGGGAAATATCCTTCCTTCCAGTACACCGCCAACCTGGGGCTCAACTGGAAACAGTTCGACTTCAGCGCCATGCTGTATGGCTCCCAGGGGCAGAAAATCTATGTGAATGGCTGGGGCGCGGAGCCCTTCCGCCAGGGGTCGATGCCAACCACCGACTGGCGCAACCGCTGGACGCCCACCAATCCCTCCACCACGATGCCCAAAATCTATATGGCAGACGGATATGCGCCCGTACAGGGCTATCCTTCCACCTATTTCCTGAAAGACGCATCGTTCCTGCGGTTGAAGAACCTGCAACTGGGATACACGCTGCCGGCGCGGTTAACGGACAAGGCCGCCATGAAATCGCTGCGGGTGTATTTCGCGGCAGACAATGTGTTTACCATCAGCGATTATCCCGGGCTCGACCCGGAACGTGCCGGCGACGGGCTGTACGTAACGTATCCGCAGATCCGGACATTCACCTTCGGCGCGTCCGTACAATTCTGA
- a CDS encoding peptide MFS transporter produces MNPSAVALESEPLQKKGHPKGLGVLFATEMWERFNFYGMRALLSLFLVNALAFSDADASIIYGGFLGLSYLTPMLGGYISDRFLGNRNCILLGGLIMSIGQLLLFFSGWMFEGNVDTARGIMWLGLFVIIIGNGFFKPNISSMVGQLYPKGDSRLDSAFTIFYMGINVGAFLGMTICPLLGDVTINEGERTIQVASAFKWGFLAAGAAMFLGTVLFFYLKDKYVVTPDGKAVGAKPKFTNQAVQAGGEAEKAHFTSKAIGIAVALLVILFFAIHYLSLDPNVTVQNPIKVWVYPFIYAAGISLAVLIMTDKSITKIERDRILVLYAVAFFVIFFWACFEQAGSSLTFIASYQTDRRLFGWEMPASFVQNANSAFIIIFAFPMSFLWSWLQTRKMEPISPVKQAIGLALLALGSLIIGLSVKGLGQTEKLAVIWLIVMYLFHTIGELCLSPIGLSLVSKLAPLRFSSLLMGVWFIGNASGYALAGTLGTLLPPTGNKFQDAAKAGIDLQGILDKTITPTVEQLSQLKSLNIPAHYPQFLGFTIHNLYEFFMVMVILPGAASLLLFLISGILKKGMHGVR; encoded by the coding sequence ATGAATCCATCAGCTGTTGCGCTGGAGTCGGAGCCCCTGCAGAAGAAGGGACATCCGAAGGGTCTCGGTGTGCTGTTTGCTACCGAGATGTGGGAACGATTTAACTTCTATGGGATGCGGGCCCTGCTCTCGCTGTTCCTCGTAAATGCACTGGCTTTCTCTGATGCGGACGCATCTATTATTTATGGCGGCTTCCTCGGCCTGAGCTATCTCACGCCCATGCTCGGCGGATACATCTCCGACCGCTTCCTCGGCAACCGCAACTGCATCCTCCTCGGCGGCCTCATCATGTCTATCGGCCAGTTACTGCTGTTCTTCAGCGGCTGGATGTTCGAGGGCAACGTAGACACCGCCCGCGGCATCATGTGGCTCGGCCTCTTCGTGATCATCATCGGCAACGGCTTCTTCAAACCCAACATCTCCTCCATGGTAGGCCAGCTCTATCCGAAAGGAGACTCCCGCCTGGATTCCGCTTTCACCATCTTCTACATGGGCATCAACGTGGGCGCGTTCCTCGGCATGACCATCTGCCCGCTCCTGGGAGACGTTACCATCAACGAAGGTGAGCGCACCATCCAGGTAGCTTCCGCCTTCAAATGGGGCTTCCTCGCCGCCGGCGCAGCCATGTTCCTCGGCACCGTTCTCTTCTTTTACCTGAAAGATAAATACGTAGTTACGCCCGACGGTAAAGCCGTAGGCGCCAAACCTAAATTCACCAACCAGGCCGTTCAGGCCGGCGGCGAAGCGGAAAAAGCACACTTCACCTCCAAAGCCATCGGCATCGCCGTGGCCCTGCTGGTCATCCTCTTCTTCGCGATCCACTACCTTTCCCTCGATCCCAATGTAACGGTCCAGAACCCCATCAAGGTATGGGTATACCCGTTCATTTACGCAGCAGGCATCAGCCTGGCAGTGCTGATCATGACAGACAAGTCCATCACCAAAATCGAGCGCGACCGTATCCTCGTGCTGTACGCAGTGGCTTTCTTCGTGATCTTCTTCTGGGCGTGTTTCGAACAGGCGGGCTCATCGCTCACCTTCATCGCGAGCTACCAGACAGACCGTCGCCTTTTCGGATGGGAAATGCCGGCCAGCTTCGTGCAAAACGCCAATTCCGCGTTCATCATCATATTCGCCTTCCCCATGAGCTTCCTCTGGTCGTGGCTGCAAACGCGCAAAATGGAGCCTATCTCCCCCGTAAAACAGGCCATCGGCCTGGCTTTGCTGGCGCTTGGCTCCCTGATCATCGGGCTTTCGGTGAAAGGGCTCGGCCAAACCGAGAAACTGGCGGTAATCTGGCTGATCGTGATGTACCTGTTCCACACCATCGGCGAGCTTTGCCTGTCTCCCATCGGCCTTTCGCTCGTGTCGAAACTCGCTCCGCTCCGTTTCTCGAGCCTGCTGATGGGCGTTTGGTTCATCGGCAACGCATCCGGTTACGCGCTGGCGGGCACCCTCGGCACCCTGCTCCCTCCTACCGGCAACAAGTTCCAGGACGCGGCCAAGGCCGGGATCGACCTGCAAGGCATCCTCGACAAAACCATCACGCCCACGGTGGAGCAGCTTTCCCAGCTGAAATCGCTCAACATCCCGGCGCATTACCCCCAGTTCCTGGGCTTTACCATCCATAACCTGTATGAATTCTTCATGGTAATGGTAATCCTCCCCGGCGCTGCTTCCCTGCTCCTTTTCCTGATCTCCGGGATCCTGAAAAAAGGAATGCACGGCGTACGCTAA
- a CDS encoding S1C family serine protease: MDAFSQIIHQAVEAAGKSVVKIERLDANRQVTGTGSGFFFSSDGYLFTNSHVVHKGSYFNVMLHDGSVYPATLAGEDPDTDIAILKSTAFDFQPAQLGAASDLQIGQLVIAIGNPMGFQHTVTTGVVSALGRSLSSENGRTIDGLIQTDAALNPGNSGGPLINYRGEVVGVNTAMIRGAQGLCFAISIDTARLIAAELMKNGKVSRAYLGMMLQQVNLVPKLRSGLELKNKSGLFVTGVERNGPANKAGVADGDIVVSFNDQPVETSDGLFRLLDRDKIGQFQFIRLIRQNRLVELRITPSERVA, from the coding sequence ATGGATGCATTTTCCCAGATCATCCATCAGGCGGTGGAAGCCGCCGGCAAATCGGTCGTCAAAATAGAACGGCTGGATGCCAACAGGCAAGTGACCGGAACGGGATCGGGATTCTTCTTTTCGTCCGACGGTTATCTCTTCACCAATTCCCATGTGGTGCATAAGGGGAGTTATTTCAATGTGATGCTGCACGACGGTTCGGTATACCCTGCCACGCTGGCCGGGGAAGATCCCGATACCGACATCGCCATACTGAAATCGACCGCCTTCGACTTCCAGCCGGCGCAACTGGGCGCCGCGTCTGACCTGCAGATCGGTCAGCTGGTGATCGCGATCGGCAACCCCATGGGATTTCAGCACACGGTAACTACGGGCGTGGTCAGTGCCCTCGGGCGCTCGCTGAGTAGTGAGAACGGCCGTACGATCGACGGGCTTATCCAGACGGATGCGGCCCTCAATCCCGGCAACTCCGGCGGCCCGCTCATCAATTACCGTGGTGAAGTGGTAGGCGTCAACACCGCGATGATCCGCGGTGCGCAAGGGCTTTGCTTCGCCATCAGCATCGATACGGCGCGTCTGATCGCGGCGGAACTGATGAAAAACGGAAAGGTGTCGAGAGCATACCTCGGGATGATGTTGCAACAGGTGAACCTGGTGCCCAAACTGAGAAGCGGACTGGAACTGAAAAACAAATCCGGCCTCTTCGTGACCGGGGTGGAAAGGAACGGGCCGGCTAACAAGGCCGGTGTAGCAGACGGAGACATCGTAGTGTCGTTCAACGACCAGCCGGTGGAAACGTCTGACGGGCTTTTCCGCCTGCTGGACCGCGACAAGATCGGTCAGTTCCAATTTATCCGGCTGATCCGGCAAAACCGGCTGGTGGAGCTGCGGATCACGCCATCGGAGCGCGTTGCCTGA
- a CDS encoding alpha-L-fucosidase, producing MITDNLDLYPNKYQKWNATRVGPHKDIVGGWAAAAREHGLAFGVSVHASHAWTWYEAAQKADKNGPLAGVPYDGKLTAADGKGQWWDGLDPQELYAQNHSLSQPGGDHLKKWDWQDGASVPSKAYAEKFYKRTMALIENYDPALVYFDDSVLPLWPVSDVGLRIAANLYNRSIKKNGRLEAVLTGKGLNAEQRKCMVWDIERGQSHAIEPLPWQTDTCIGGWHYDRRVYENDRYKSAKTVIHTLADVVSKNGNLMLSVPVRGNGTIDEKERAIVEAIGAWMQVNGEAIYGTRPWTVFGEGAATESAASNTAGNFNEGKGKPFTAEDIRFTKKGTTLYAILLGWPDGGKTLVKSLAGKGKVSSVKLLGHEGELVFHQSDRGLEVELPAQAPGKEAFALKIEGAVV from the coding sequence ATCATCACTGATAATCTCGATCTGTATCCCAATAAGTATCAAAAATGGAACGCCACGCGCGTAGGCCCTCACAAAGACATCGTTGGCGGATGGGCCGCCGCAGCGCGGGAACACGGGCTCGCCTTCGGTGTGAGCGTGCATGCTTCCCATGCCTGGACGTGGTACGAAGCCGCGCAAAAGGCGGATAAGAACGGTCCCCTCGCCGGCGTGCCCTACGACGGCAAGCTTACCGCCGCCGACGGAAAAGGGCAGTGGTGGGATGGACTGGACCCGCAGGAACTGTACGCCCAAAACCATTCCCTGAGCCAGCCGGGCGGCGATCATCTGAAGAAATGGGATTGGCAGGACGGTGCATCCGTTCCCTCGAAAGCCTATGCCGAAAAATTCTACAAGCGCACGATGGCGCTTATCGAAAACTACGATCCCGCGCTTGTTTACTTCGATGATTCCGTGCTGCCGCTGTGGCCCGTCAGCGATGTGGGGCTGCGCATCGCCGCCAACCTTTACAACCGCAGTATCAAAAAGAACGGCAGGCTGGAAGCGGTGCTCACGGGCAAAGGGCTGAATGCGGAACAGCGGAAATGCATGGTGTGGGACATCGAGCGGGGGCAAAGTCACGCCATTGAGCCGCTGCCCTGGCAAACGGATACCTGCATCGGCGGCTGGCATTACGACCGGCGGGTGTATGAAAACGATCGTTACAAATCCGCCAAAACCGTCATCCACACGCTGGCCGATGTGGTGAGCAAAAACGGTAACCTCATGCTGAGCGTGCCCGTCCGCGGAAATGGCACCATCGACGAAAAGGAGCGCGCGATCGTGGAAGCGATCGGCGCATGGATGCAGGTAAACGGAGAAGCGATCTACGGCACCCGGCCATGGACGGTTTTCGGCGAAGGAGCGGCTACCGAATCGGCCGCATCGAACACCGCGGGGAATTTCAACGAGGGAAAAGGAAAGCCGTTTACAGCGGAGGATATCCGCTTCACCAAAAAAGGGACAACGCTGTACGCCATTTTGCTGGGCTGGCCGGATGGAGGCAAAACGCTCGTAAAAAGTCTTGCGGGCAAAGGGAAAGTGTCGTCCGTGAAACTGCTGGGGCATGAAGGGGAACTGGTTTTCCATCAAAGTGACCGCGGGCTGGAAGTGGAACTGCCGGCACAGGCGCCCGGAAAGGAGGCTTTTGCGCTGAAGATCGAAGGGGCCGTGGTGTAA